The Oryctolagus cuniculus chromosome 5, mOryCun1.1, whole genome shotgun sequence genome includes a region encoding these proteins:
- the ANKRD66 gene encoding ankyrin repeat domain-containing protein 66, producing MDLTKISDMTKLHQAVAAGNYNLVKKILKKGLCDPNYKDKDWNDRTPLHWAAIKGQMEVIHILIEYGASPCLVTDVGWTPAHFAAESGHLNVLKTLHALHAAIDAPDFFGDTPRRIAQIYGQKACEAFLEKAEPECQDHRRAALQQGLPLEERDPEWEAKKRELELTLPSRNPNSRKKEKRSRGAPRLSKPRERRV from the exons ATGGACTTGACCAAAATTTCAGACATGACAAAGCTCCATCAAGCTGTGGCTGCTGGGAACTATAATTTAGTGAAAAAGATTTTGAAGAAAGGTCTTTGTGACCCAAACTACAAGGACAAAGACTGGAATGATCGGACCCCACTTCACTGGGCTGCAATCAAAG GGCAAATGGAGGTGATACACATCCTGATAGAATATGGAGCCAGTCCTTGCCTGGTGACTGATGTAGGCTGGACCCCAGCCCACTTTGCCGCTGAATCAGGCCACCTGAATGTGCTCAAAACTCTCCACGCACTGCATGCTGCCATCGATGCTCCCGACTTCTTCGGAGACACCCCAAGAAGGATCGCACAGATCTATGGGCAGAAAGCCTGTGAGGCATTCCTGGAAAA GGCAGAACCCGAGTGCCAGGACCATCGCCGCGCCGCCCTCCAGCAGGGGCTGCCGCTAGAGGAGCGGGACCCAGAATGGGAAGCCAAGaagagggagctggagctgacTCTTCCTTCCCGGAATCCAAACTCTaggaaaaaggagaagagaagccGAGGGGCCCCCAGGCTCAGCAAACCCAGGGAGCGGAGAGTGTAA